Proteins encoded within one genomic window of Prauserella marina:
- a CDS encoding NAD(P)-dependent oxidoreductase: MPVPTPSPTVAVLGTGTMGEPMAANLLGAGLPVRVWNRTTAKTRALAERGAIVADTPREAVAGAGLVVTMLSEGRAVHDTVNPALEAFAEDAVWLQMSTVGPEWTAELAALAADAGVAFVDAPVLGTRAPAEQGTLVVLASGPLRLGQRCAPVFDTVGSRTMWVGLAGAASKLKLVVNTWLLGLTNAAAESIALAHLLGVDPKLFLEAIEGGPLDAAYAHAKGEEMIAGDYPPSFTAALAMKDAELALASAGEADLGGLRATLSHLSAVVESGHADEDMAVLYRGVTDAPRHGG, from the coding sequence ATGCCGGTGCCGACACCGTCGCCGACGGTCGCCGTGCTGGGGACAGGGACCATGGGCGAGCCGATGGCGGCGAATCTGCTCGGGGCTGGGCTCCCGGTCAGGGTGTGGAACCGGACGACGGCCAAGACCCGCGCGCTGGCCGAACGGGGCGCGATCGTGGCGGACACTCCACGCGAGGCCGTCGCCGGTGCGGGACTCGTGGTGACGATGTTGTCCGAGGGCCGCGCGGTGCACGACACGGTGAATCCAGCGCTGGAAGCCTTCGCCGAGGACGCGGTGTGGTTGCAGATGAGCACGGTCGGGCCGGAGTGGACCGCCGAACTCGCCGCGCTGGCCGCCGACGCGGGAGTCGCCTTCGTCGACGCCCCCGTCCTCGGTACGAGGGCGCCTGCCGAGCAGGGCACGCTCGTGGTGCTGGCCTCGGGTCCGTTGCGGCTGGGGCAACGGTGCGCGCCGGTCTTCGACACGGTCGGCTCCCGCACGATGTGGGTGGGCCTCGCCGGTGCGGCGAGCAAGCTCAAGCTCGTGGTCAACACGTGGTTGCTCGGCCTGACCAACGCCGCCGCGGAGAGCATCGCGCTCGCGCACCTGCTCGGCGTCGACCCGAAGCTGTTCCTGGAGGCCATCGAAGGCGGACCGCTCGACGCCGCCTACGCGCACGCCAAGGGCGAGGAGATGATCGCGGGCGACTATCCGCCGAGCTTCACCGCCGCACTCGCCATGAAAGACGCCGAACTGGCGCTCGCCTCGGCGGGAGAAGCCGATCTTGGCGGGTTGCGCGCGACGCTGTCCCACCTTTCGGCCGTCGTAGAGTCGGGGCACGCTGACGAGGACATGGCGGTGCTGTACCGGGGTGTCACGGATGCGCCGCGACACGGAGGGTGA
- a CDS encoding replication-associated recombination protein A has protein sequence MQQDELFTVNQDLAPPPEPAGAANPPPVPPGSPLAVRMRPRTLGEVAGQQHLLREGAPLRRLVEGAAPASVLLYGPPGTGKTTLANLVSTATGRRFVALSALSAGVKEVRGVIEEARRRRRYNSENTVLFIDEVHRFSKTQQDALLGAVEDRTVLLVAATTENPSFSVVSPLLSRSLVLQLRPLTDDDIRELLDRALTDERGLDGAFELSEEAMAHVVRLASGDARRALTALEAAADATAATQGATIDLATVESTVDKAAVRYDRDGDQHYDVISAFIKSIRGSDVDAALHYLARMIEAGEDPRFIARRLVVHASEDIGLADPTALQSAVAAAHAVQFIGMPEGRLALAQATVHLATAPKSNAVIAGIDAALGDVRAGGAGTVPPHLRDGHYAGAAKLGNAQNYRYPHAVADGVLAQQYPPDELVGKDYYHPTSRGAERTLAERVPRLRRTIRDDPRA, from the coding sequence GTGCAACAGGACGAGCTCTTCACGGTGAACCAGGACCTGGCGCCTCCGCCGGAGCCGGCAGGCGCGGCGAACCCACCGCCGGTGCCGCCGGGTTCGCCGCTCGCGGTCCGGATGCGCCCTCGGACCCTGGGCGAGGTCGCCGGCCAGCAGCATCTGCTGCGTGAGGGCGCCCCGCTGCGCAGGCTGGTCGAGGGCGCGGCGCCCGCGTCGGTGCTGTTGTACGGCCCTCCTGGCACCGGAAAGACCACGCTGGCCAACCTGGTTTCGACGGCGACGGGCCGCCGGTTCGTCGCGTTGTCGGCGCTGTCGGCCGGTGTCAAGGAGGTCAGGGGCGTCATCGAGGAGGCCCGCAGGCGGCGCAGGTACAACTCCGAGAACACGGTGCTGTTCATCGACGAGGTGCACCGGTTCTCCAAGACGCAGCAGGACGCGCTGCTCGGCGCGGTGGAGGACCGCACGGTACTGCTGGTGGCGGCGACCACGGAGAACCCGTCGTTCTCGGTGGTGTCGCCGCTGCTGTCGCGTTCGCTGGTGTTGCAGTTGCGGCCGTTGACCGACGACGACATCAGGGAACTGCTCGACAGGGCACTGACCGACGAACGTGGGCTCGACGGCGCCTTCGAGTTGTCGGAGGAGGCGATGGCACACGTCGTCCGGCTGGCCTCCGGCGACGCGCGAAGGGCGCTGACCGCGCTGGAGGCCGCGGCGGACGCCACGGCGGCCACCCAGGGCGCCACCATCGATCTCGCCACCGTGGAGTCCACTGTGGACAAAGCGGCGGTCAGGTACGACCGGGACGGCGATCAGCACTACGACGTCATCAGCGCGTTCATCAAGTCGATTCGCGGTTCCGACGTCGACGCCGCGTTGCACTATCTGGCAAGGATGATCGAGGCGGGGGAGGACCCGCGGTTCATCGCGAGGCGGCTCGTCGTGCACGCGAGCGAGGACATCGGGCTCGCCGACCCGACGGCACTGCAATCGGCGGTCGCCGCCGCGCACGCCGTGCAGTTCATCGGAATGCCGGAGGGAAGGCTCGCGCTCGCGCAGGCCACCGTGCACCTGGCCACGGCGCCGAAATCCAATGCCGTCATCGCCGGTATCGACGCCGCGCTCGGCGACGTGCGCGCCGGGGGCGCCGGGACGGTGCCCCCTCACCTTCGCGACGGTCACTACGCGGGGGCGGCGAAACTCGGCAACGCACAGAACTATCGCTACCCGCACGCCGTCGCCGACGGCGTGCTCGCCCAGCAGTATCCGCCCGACGAGCTGGTCGGCAAGGACTATTACCACCCGACCAGCAGGGGCGCCGAGCGGACGTTGGCCGAGCGCGTTCCCCGGTTACGCCGCACGATCAGGGACGATCCTCGCGCCTAG
- a CDS encoding alkene reductase, translating to MTDSDLLTPYRLGPLTLANRMVMAPMTRFRAEEDGTPSPIVADYYAQRAGAGLIVTEGIWPSARGQSEWRIPGLETRKHVQGWREVTDAVHAEGGVIFAQLMHGGRKGHPRSRLTGDLPSGPSAVRAPGPVHVKDGKADAIVPLAMTTADIRQTVLDHGAAARNAIEAGFDGVELHGANSYLIHQFLADNTNLRDDEYGRGAIADRIRFAVEVTTAVADAIGAGRTALRLSPGNPQFGMVEHDPAPVYRALVAALRDVGLGYLHVTDADRYAALADLRALWPGTLIGNVGENREPTTEKAARAVLAEGTADLVSFGRAFIANPDLPARFAQGAPLAAIDETHLYAHGGAGYTDYPAWREVAVAEGR from the coding sequence ATGACCGATTCCGACCTGCTCACCCCCTACCGACTCGGCCCGCTGACACTGGCCAACCGCATGGTCATGGCGCCGATGACCCGGTTCCGTGCCGAGGAGGACGGGACACCGTCGCCGATCGTCGCCGACTACTACGCCCAGCGCGCCGGAGCGGGGCTGATCGTCACCGAAGGCATCTGGCCGAGCGCTCGCGGCCAGTCGGAGTGGCGCATTCCGGGCTTGGAGACCAGGAAGCACGTACAGGGCTGGCGCGAGGTGACCGACGCGGTGCACGCCGAAGGCGGGGTGATCTTCGCGCAGCTCATGCACGGTGGCAGGAAAGGACATCCGAGGTCGCGGCTGACCGGCGACCTCCCCTCGGGGCCGTCGGCCGTGCGGGCGCCAGGCCCCGTGCACGTCAAGGACGGCAAGGCCGACGCGATCGTCCCGCTGGCCATGACCACGGCGGACATCAGGCAAACCGTGCTCGATCACGGCGCCGCGGCGCGCAACGCGATCGAAGCCGGATTCGACGGCGTCGAGCTGCACGGCGCCAACAGCTACCTGATCCACCAGTTCCTCGCTGACAACACCAATCTCAGGGACGACGAGTACGGACGCGGTGCCATCGCCGACCGGATCAGGTTCGCCGTCGAGGTCACGACCGCGGTGGCCGACGCCATCGGGGCGGGGCGAACCGCGCTGCGTCTTTCTCCTGGCAATCCCCAGTTCGGCATGGTCGAACACGACCCGGCGCCGGTCTACAGGGCACTGGTCGCGGCACTGCGCGACGTGGGGCTGGGCTATCTGCACGTCACCGACGCCGACCGGTACGCGGCGCTCGCGGACCTGCGCGCGCTGTGGCCCGGCACGCTGATCGGCAACGTCGGCGAGAACAGGGAACCGACGACCGAGAAGGCCGCCCGCGCCGTCCTCGCCGAGGGCACCGCCGATTTGGTCTCGTTCGGCAGGGCGTTCATCGCCAATCCCGACCTGCCGGCGCGGTTCGCTCAGGGCGCCCCGCTTGCCGCGATCGACGAAACGCACCTCTACGCCCACGGCGGCGCCGGTTACACCGATTACCCGGCGTGGCGGGAGGTCGCGGTCGCCGAAGGGCGGTGA
- a CDS encoding MerR family transcriptional regulator produces MRIGELASRTAVSERSLRYYEQQGLLAAERTPGGHREYPESAVDRVVRIQELYAAGLCSSKIVDLLPCIRDDDGGPAETATPMLVEQLTAERDRITATIDDLVRSRDILDDVITTAKGEAR; encoded by the coding sequence ATGCGGATCGGCGAACTGGCATCGAGGACCGCCGTCAGCGAACGCTCGCTGCGGTACTACGAGCAACAGGGCCTGCTCGCCGCCGAACGCACTCCCGGCGGGCACCGGGAATACCCGGAATCGGCCGTCGACCGCGTCGTGCGCATCCAGGAGCTGTACGCGGCGGGATTGTGCAGCTCCAAGATCGTCGATCTGCTGCCCTGCATCAGGGACGACGACGGCGGCCCCGCCGAGACGGCGACCCCGATGCTGGTCGAACAGCTCACCGCCGAGCGGGACCGGATCACCGCGACGATCGACGACCTCGTCCGGTCCAGGGACATCCTCGACGACGTGATCACGACGGCCAAAGGCGAAGCGCGATAG
- a CDS encoding phosphotransferase, whose protein sequence is MTVDTSSADDSTVGAGAELLSIEAAVVAAEAVLAHRFGSAITLVDAEDLEGSGPATVVRARVASSPFALPRTLVIKHYPERPMPGETDSFAREAASYQLFTALSPEERVCPELLAHDRDHRVLVIDDLGRTDTLEDKLNGSDGRAAETALLSWARSLGRMHFSTANREADFNALLRRLSAGAKGEEQPRQPDQIVELVAACEQVPPLLRDVLNVPTSEAAHEALGRALDQARSPSYRAFSPVDLWPDNNLVTSAGVRFLDFERGRIRSALVDAAHLRVPFASGPKPLALPSGMSEAMIAAWRAEVVALWPGLADEDTLSSYLLDNQLLLVSMATARLLPRLPGSGEFSASGPASALVTWWRDLTEYAGREGEDGVADHADTVTRALAARFGRGLALPLYPAFR, encoded by the coding sequence ATGACTGTCGACACCTCCTCTGCCGACGATTCCACTGTCGGAGCTGGAGCGGAACTTCTGTCCATCGAGGCCGCGGTCGTCGCCGCCGAGGCGGTCCTCGCGCATCGTTTTGGCAGTGCGATCACGTTGGTCGACGCCGAGGATCTGGAAGGAAGCGGCCCCGCGACGGTCGTCAGGGCGCGGGTGGCTTCCTCGCCGTTCGCCTTGCCGCGCACCTTGGTGATCAAGCATTACCCCGAACGGCCCATGCCTGGCGAGACGGATTCGTTCGCGAGGGAAGCCGCCAGCTATCAGTTGTTCACCGCGCTGTCCCCCGAGGAGCGCGTGTGCCCCGAACTGCTCGCTCATGACCGCGATCACCGCGTGCTGGTGATCGACGATCTCGGGCGCACCGACACGCTTGAGGACAAGCTGAACGGCTCGGACGGCAGGGCCGCCGAGACGGCGCTGCTGTCGTGGGCGCGGTCACTGGGCAGGATGCATTTCAGTACGGCCAACCGGGAAGCGGACTTCAATGCGCTGCTGCGCAGGCTGAGCGCGGGAGCGAAGGGCGAGGAGCAGCCGAGGCAACCCGATCAGATCGTCGAGCTCGTCGCGGCGTGCGAACAGGTTCCGCCGCTGCTCAGGGATGTGCTGAACGTGCCGACGTCCGAGGCGGCGCACGAGGCTCTCGGCAGGGCGCTCGACCAGGCGCGTTCGCCGTCCTACCGCGCGTTCAGCCCGGTTGATCTTTGGCCGGACAACAACTTGGTGACCAGCGCGGGTGTGCGCTTTCTCGACTTCGAGCGCGGCAGGATTCGTAGCGCGCTCGTCGACGCCGCTCACCTGAGGGTGCCGTTCGCGTCGGGGCCGAAACCGCTCGCGCTGCCCTCGGGGATGAGCGAGGCGATGATCGCGGCGTGGCGGGCCGAGGTCGTCGCGTTGTGGCCGGGGCTCGCCGACGAGGACACGCTCTCCTCCTACCTGCTGGACAACCAGTTGCTGCTGGTGTCGATGGCGACGGCGCGGTTGCTGCCACGGCTGCCCGGTAGTGGCGAGTTCTCCGCTTCAGGCCCCGCCTCGGCTCTGGTCACCTGGTGGCGAGACCTCACCGAGTACGCGGGAAGGGAAGGTGAGGACGGCGTCGCCGATCACGCCGACACGGTGACGCGCGCGCTCGCGGCACGGTTCGGCAGGGGACTGGCACTGCCGCTGTACCCGGCGTTCCGCTAG